Proteins encoded together in one Cellulomonas gilvus ATCC 13127 window:
- the prmC gene encoding peptide chain release factor N(5)-glutamine methyltransferase has translation MSAGATPGVRALVEGAVRVLDEADVPSPRVDATQLAAYALGLPRLELALAPDPAPDGFVEEFAGLVERRRSREPLQHIVGSTVFRYLTLRVEPGVFVPRPETEVVAQVAIDEAARLVAAGGRPLVVDLCCGTGAIALSVDTEVPGTDVVAVDLSAEAVGLTRANHGAVGSLGMRVEQGDVRDPALLAELAGRVDVLVSNPPYVPPDAVPREPEVRDHDPDLALYGGGLDGLDVPRAVLAAAARLLAPGGLLVMEHAEVQDAAVRQAASATGAFEQVRTLPDLTGRPRMLVARRVAGPDAPSGVEDSQP, from the coding sequence ATGAGCGCGGGTGCGACACCCGGTGTCCGCGCGCTCGTCGAGGGTGCGGTGCGCGTGCTCGACGAGGCGGACGTGCCCTCGCCGCGCGTCGACGCGACGCAGCTCGCTGCGTACGCCCTGGGGCTGCCGCGGCTCGAGCTCGCGCTCGCGCCCGACCCGGCCCCGGACGGGTTCGTCGAGGAGTTCGCCGGGCTGGTCGAGCGCCGGCGCTCGCGTGAGCCGCTGCAGCACATCGTCGGGTCCACGGTCTTCCGGTACCTGACGCTGCGCGTCGAGCCGGGCGTGTTCGTGCCCCGCCCCGAGACCGAGGTGGTCGCGCAGGTCGCGATCGACGAGGCCGCGCGCCTCGTCGCCGCGGGCGGACGGCCGCTCGTGGTGGACCTGTGCTGCGGAACCGGCGCGATCGCGCTGTCCGTGGACACCGAGGTGCCGGGTACGGACGTGGTCGCCGTGGACCTCTCGGCGGAGGCGGTCGGCCTGACGCGTGCCAACCACGGCGCGGTCGGCTCGCTCGGCATGCGCGTCGAGCAGGGCGACGTGCGCGACCCCGCCCTGCTCGCCGAGCTCGCCGGTCGCGTCGACGTGCTGGTGTCCAACCCGCCGTACGTCCCGCCCGACGCGGTCCCGCGCGAGCCCGAGGTGCGCGACCACGACCCGGACCTGGCGCTGTACGGCGGGGGCCTGGACGGCCTCGACGTGCCGCGTGCGGTGCTCGCGGCCGCGGCGCGCCTCCTGGCCCCGGGGGGTCTGCTGGTCATGGAGCACGCCGAGGTGCAGGACGCCGCGGTGCGGCAGGCCGCGTCCGCGACGGGTGCGTTCGAGCAGGTCCGCACGCTGCCGGACCTCACCGGCAGGCCCCGCATGCTCGTCGCGCGCCGGGTCGCTGGCCCGGACGCACCGTCGGGCGTGGAAGACTCCCAGCCGTGA
- the rpmE gene encoding 50S ribosomal protein L31, with amino-acid sequence MKADIHPQYVVTEVTCTCGATFVTRSTVPNGKIHADVCSACHPFYTGKQKILDTGGRVARFEARYGKKAGN; translated from the coding sequence GTGAAGGCTGACATCCACCCGCAGTACGTGGTCACCGAGGTGACCTGCACGTGCGGCGCCACGTTCGTGACGCGCAGCACCGTGCCGAACGGCAAGATCCACGCCGACGTCTGCAGCGCCTGCCACCCGTTCTACACCGGCAAGCAGAAGATCCTCGACACCGGCGGCCGCGTGGCCCGGTTCGAGGCCCGCTACGGCAAGAAGGCCGGCAACTAG
- the prfA gene encoding peptide chain release factor 1 — translation MSEQFAVAQPLLAEHAQIEQQLADPSVHADAARARRLGRRYAELGRVVQAYRTWRAAADDAGAAAELADADPGFAAELPALQDAADEAAARLRAVLIPRDPDDARDVILEIKAGEGGEESALFAADLLRMYTRYAERMGWATQVLEATSSDLGGFKDVQLAVKSRGTVAPEDGVWAHLKYEGGVHRVQRVPVTESAGRIHTSAAGVLVFPEADDEGEVEIDPNDLRIDVYRSSGPGGQSVNTTDSAVRITHVPTGIVVSMQNEKSQLQNREQAMRVLRARLLAARQEEAAAVASEARRSQVRTVDRSERIRTYNFPENRIADHRTGYKAYNLDAVLAGDLGPVVASAVEADEAARLAEAGA, via the coding sequence GTGAGCGAGCAGTTCGCCGTCGCGCAGCCGCTGCTCGCCGAGCACGCGCAGATCGAGCAGCAGCTCGCCGACCCGTCCGTGCACGCGGATGCGGCCCGCGCCCGCCGCCTCGGCCGGCGCTACGCCGAGCTGGGGCGCGTGGTGCAGGCCTACCGGACGTGGCGTGCCGCCGCGGACGACGCGGGTGCGGCGGCCGAGCTGGCGGACGCCGACCCGGGCTTCGCGGCCGAGCTGCCCGCGCTGCAGGACGCCGCCGACGAGGCTGCGGCGCGTCTGCGCGCGGTGCTGATCCCGCGTGACCCCGACGACGCGCGTGACGTGATCCTGGAGATCAAGGCGGGCGAGGGCGGTGAGGAGTCGGCGCTGTTCGCGGCCGACCTGCTGCGCATGTACACGCGGTACGCCGAGCGCATGGGCTGGGCGACGCAGGTGCTCGAGGCGACGTCGTCCGACCTCGGCGGGTTCAAGGACGTGCAGCTCGCGGTGAAGTCGCGCGGCACGGTCGCGCCCGAGGACGGCGTGTGGGCCCACCTGAAGTACGAGGGCGGGGTGCACCGCGTGCAGCGCGTGCCCGTCACGGAGTCCGCGGGGCGCATCCACACGTCCGCCGCGGGCGTGCTGGTGTTCCCCGAGGCGGACGACGAGGGCGAGGTCGAGATCGACCCGAACGACCTGCGGATCGACGTGTACCGCTCGTCGGGCCCGGGCGGCCAGTCCGTCAACACCACCGACTCGGCCGTGCGGATCACGCACGTGCCCACGGGCATCGTCGTGTCGATGCAGAACGAGAAGTCCCAGCTGCAGAACCGCGAGCAGGCCATGCGCGTGCTGCGGGCCCGGCTCCTGGCAGCGCGGCAGGAGGAGGCCGCGGCCGTCGCGAGCGAGGCGCGGCGCAGCCAGGTGCGCACGGTCGACCGCTCCGAGCGGATCAGGACGTACAACTTCCCGGAGAACCGGATCGCCGACCACCGCACGGGGTACAAGGCCTACAACCTGGACGCGGTGCTCGCGGGCGACCTCGGGCCCGTGGTCGCGTCCGCGGTCGAGGCCGACGAGGCCGCGCGCCTCGCCGAGGCGGGCGCATGA